One window from the genome of Anopheles merus strain MAF chromosome 3R, AmerM5.1, whole genome shotgun sequence encodes:
- the LOC121595163 gene encoding serine-rich adhesin for platelets-like isoform X2, with amino-acid sequence MEFKRTLLLMTLTTSSFFLHVSASFICPKYDTSRQLSSLYAMPHSQTGYVTCVGRIKIAAHCPEGSVWSDAVKTCVRQYSSSGVQERTRRDTAIETVTTCATVCPQVFDPRKLVLVEHRSCTKYNLCVLGLMLTVSCPNDLRFNKERCECDFKEKVYCKGEDPATTTVDYASTTDATTVYDSTTEDSTTEEFTTEVATSESTTEDSTTEEATTEVATSESTTEDSTTEESTTEVATSESTTEDSTTEEATSEVATSESTTEVSTTEESTTEVTTSESTTEESTTEESTTEVATSESTTEDSTTEESTTEVATSESTTEESTTDVATSESTTEDSTTEESTTEVATSESTTEDSTTEESTTEVTTSESSTEESTTEESTTEVATSESTTEDSTTEEATSEVATSESTTEVSTTEESTTEVTTSESTTEESTTEESTTEVATSESTTEDSTTEESTTEVATSESTTEESTTEVATSESTTEDSTTEESTTEVATSESTTEDSTTEESTTEVATSESTTEDSTTEESTTEVATSESTTEDSTTEESTTEVTTSESTTEESTTEESTTEVATSESTTGDSTTEESTTEVATSESTTEDSTTEESTTEVTVSESRTEDSTTEETTTEVATSESTTEDSTTEEATTEVATSESTTEDSTTEESTTEVTVSESTTEDSTTEESTTEVATSESTTEDSTTEEATTEVATSESTTEDSTTEESTTEVTVSESTTEDSTTEESTTEVATSESTMEDSTTEEATTEVATSESTTEDSTTEESTTEVATSESTTEDSTTEEATTEVATSESTTEGSTTEESTTEVATSESTTEDSTTEESTTEVATSESTTEDSTTEESTTEVETSESTTEESTTEESTTEVIVSESTTEDSTTEESTSEVATSESTTEDSTTEESTTEVATSESTTEDSTTEESTTEVATSESTTEDSTTEESITEAATSESTTEESTTEESTTEVATSESTTDVSEETTTVVPVTDSTTEDSTTEESTTEVTVSESTTEDSTTEVTVSTASSTSEVPTSESTTEASTQSISLSTIEVTPDETTSSSSTETTTALPVSSSTERTPVSGAEIVTGISKAFEKVSSIFETLAKIFASAIKSN; translated from the exons ATGGAGTTTAAACGGACACTTCTGCTTATGACGCTGACAACATCATCTTTCTTCCTTCATGTGTCTGCAAGCTTCATTTGCCCAAAGTATGACACTTCACGACAGTTATCTTCTCTATACGCAATGCCTCACAGCCAAACGGGCTATGTGACATGTGTTGGAAGGATCAAAATCGCAGCCCACTGTCCGGAGGGATCGGTGTGGAGTGATGCAGTGAAAACATGCGTTCGACAATACTCCTCCTCGGGAGTTCAGGAGCGTACGAGACGAGATACCGCAATAGAAACAGTGACCACATGTGCAACGGTTTGTCCGCAAGTGTTCGATCCGAGGAAGCTTGTGCTAGTGGAGCATAGATCTTGTACGAAATATAATCTGTGCGTTCTTGGGTTGATGTTGACTGTATCGTGCCCGAATGATTTGCGGTTCAATAAAGAGCGGTGTGAATGTGATTTTAAGGAAAAGGTTTATTGTAAAGGTGAAGATCCCGCGACGACAACAGTGGATTATGCATCAACCACCGATGCGACGACAGTTTATGATTCAACAACAGAAGATTCCACAACAGAAGAATTTACCACTGAAGTCGCAACATCTGAGTCAACGACAGAAGATTCGACAACAGAAGAGGCTACCACTGAGGTCGCAACATCCGAGTCAACGACGGAGGATTCTACAACTGAAGAATCTACCACTGAAGTCGCAACATCCGAGTCAACGACAGAAGATTCTACAACTGAAGAGGCTACCAGTGAAGTCGCAACATCCGAGTCTACTACGGAGGTTTCTACAACAGAAGAATCTACAACTGAAGTCACAACATCCGAATCAACGACAGAAGAGTCCACTACAGAAGAGTCGACCACTGAGGTCGCAACATCCGAGTCTACGACGGAGGATTCGACAACAGAAGAATCTACCACCGAGGTCGCAACATCCGAGTCAACGACAGAAGAGTCTACCACTGACGTCGCAACATCCGAGTCGACGACAGAAGATTCTACGACAGAAGAATCTACCACTGAAGTCGCAACATCCGAGTCTACTACGGAGGATTCTACAACTGAAGAATCTACCACTGAAGTCACAACATCCGAGTCGTCGACGGAAGAGTCCACTACAGAAGAGTCGACCACTGAGGTCGCAACATCCGAGTCAACGACAGAAGATTCTACAACAGAAGAGGCTACCAGTGAAGTCGCAACATCCGAGTCTACTACGGAGGTTTCTACAACAGAAGAATCTACAACTGAAGTCACAACATCCGAATCAACGACAGAAGAGTCCACTACAGAAGAGTCGACCACTGAGGTCGCAACATCCGAGTCTACGACGGAGGATTCGACAACAGAAGAATCTACCACCGAGGTCGCAACATCCGAGTCAACGACAGAAGAGTCTACCACTGAGGTCGCAACATCCGAGTCGACGACAGAAGATTCTACGACAGAAGAATCTACCACTGAAGTCGCAACATCCGAGTCTACTACGGAGGATTCTACAACTGAAGAATCTACCACTGAAGTCGCAACATCCGAATCAACGACAGAAGATTCTACAACTGAAGAATCTACCACTGAGGTCGCAACATCCGAATCAACGACAGAAGATTCTACAACAGAAGAATCTACCACTGAAGTCACAACATCCGAGTCAACGACAGAAGAGTCCACTACAGAAGAGTCGACCACTGAAGTCGCAACATCCGAGTCAACGACAGGAGATTCTACAACTGAAGAATCTACCACTGAAGTCGCAACATCCGAGTCAACGACGGAGGATTCTACAACTGAAGAGTCTACCACTGAGGTGACAGTATCCGAGTCCAGGACAGAAGATTCTACGACTGAAGAAACTACTACTGAAGTCGCAACATCCGAGTCAACGACGGAGGATTCGACAACAGAAGAGGCTACCACTGAAGTCGCAACATCCGAGTCAACGACAGAAGATTCTACAACTGAAGAGTCTACCACTGAGGTGACAGTATCCGAGTCCACGACAGAAGATTCTACAACTGAAGAATCTACCACTGAGGTCGCAACATCCGAGTCAACGACAGAAGATTCTACAACAGAAGAGGCTACCACTGAGGTCGCAACATCCGAGTCCACGACAGAAGATTCTACAACTGAAGAGTCTACCACTGAGGTGACAGTATCCGAGTCCACGACAGAAGATTCTACAACTGAAGAATCTACCACTGAGGTCGCAACATCCGAGTCAACGATGGAGGATTCGACAACAGAAGAGGCTACCACTGAGGTCGCAACATCCGAGTCA ACGACAGAAGATTCTACAACTGAAGAATCTACCACTGAGGTCGCAACATCCGAGTCTACGACGGAGGATTCGACAACAGAAGAGGCTACCACTGAGGTCGCAACATCCGAGTCAACGACAGAAGGGTCCACTACAGAAGAGTCGACCACTGAGGTCGCAACATCCGAGTCAACGACAGAAGATTCTACAACTGAAGAGTCTACCACTGAGGTCGCAACATCCGAGTCAACGACAGAAGATTCTACGACTGAAGAATCTACCACTGAAGTTGAGACATCCGAGTCAACGACAGAAGAGTCCACTACAGAAGAGTCGACCACTGAGGTGATAGTATCCGAGTCCACGACAGAAGATTCTACGACTGAAGAATCTACCAGTGAAGTCGCAACATCAGAGTCAACGACGGAGGATTCTACAACAGAAGAATCTACCACTGAAGTCGCAACATCCGAGTCAACGACAGAAGATTCTACAACTGAAGAATCTACCACTGAGGTCGCAACATCCGAATCAACGACAGAAGATTCTACAACTGAAGAATCTATCACTGAAGCCGCAACATCCGAGTCAACGACAGAAGAGTCCACTACAGAAGAGTCGACCACTGAAGTCGCAACATCCGAGTCAACGACAGACGTTTCTGAAGAAACTACCACTGTAGTCCCAGTAACTGACTCAACTACAGAAGATTCGACAACAGAAGAGTCTACCACTGAAGTGACAGTATCCGAGTCTACTACGGAGGATTCTACCACTGAGGTGACAGTATCCACTGCATCTTCAACGTCTGAAGTGCCTACATCCGAATCAACAACGGAAGCGTCTACTCAATCGATATCATTATCAACGATTGAAGTAACACCAGATGAAACGACTTCAAGTTCCTCCACAGAAACAACAACTGCTCTCCCAGTATCTTCAAGTACGGAGAGAACGCCTGTGTCGGGGGCCGAAATTGTTACAGGCATTTCCAAAGCGTTTGAAAAAGTGTCGAGCATTTTTGAAACATTAGCCAAAATATTTGCATCGGCCATTAAGAGCAACTAG
- the LOC121595163 gene encoding serine-rich adhesin for platelets-like isoform X1 produces MEFKRTLLLMTLTTSSFFLHVSASFICPKYDTSRQLSSLYAMPHSQTGYVTCVGRIKIAAHCPEGSVWSDAVKTCVRQYSSSGVQERTRRDTAIETVTTCATVCPQVFDPRKLVLVEHRSCTKYNLCVLGLMLTVSCPNDLRFNKERCECDFKEKVYCKGEDPATTTVDYASTTDATTVYDSTTEDSTTEEFTTEVATSESTTEDSTTEEATTEVATSESTTEDSTTEESTTEVATSESTTEDSTTEEATSEVATSESTTEVSTTEESTTEVTTSESTTEESTTEESTTEVATSESTTEDSTTEESTTEVATSESTTEESTTDVATSESTTEDSTTEESTTEVATSESTTEDSTTEESTTEVTTSESSTEESTTEESTTEVATSESTTEDSTTEEATSEVATSESTTEVSTTEESTTEVTTSESTTEESTTEESTTEVATSESTTEDSTTEESTTEVATSESTTEESTTEVATSESTTEDSTTEESTTEVATSESTTEDSTTEESTTEVATSESTTEDSTTEESTTEVATSESTTEDSTTEESTTEVTTSESTTEESTTEESTTEVATSESTTGDSTTEESTTEVATSESTTEDSTTEESTTEVTVSESRTEDSTTEETTTEVATSESTTEDSTTEEATTEVATSESTTEDSTTEESTTEVTVSESTTEDSTTEESTTEVATSESTTEDSTTEEATTEVATSESTTEDSTTEESTTEVTVSESTTEDSTTEESTTEVATSESTMEDSTTEEATTEVATSESTTEDSTTEESTTEVTVSESTTEDSTTEESTTEVTVSESTTEDSTTEESTTEVATSESTTEDSTTEEATTEVATSESTTEGSTTEESTTEVATSESTTEDSTTEESTTEVATSESTTEDSTTEESTTEVETSESTTEESTTEESTTEVIVSESTTEDSTTEESTSEVATSESTTEDSTTEESTTEVATSESTTEDSTTEESTTEVATSESTTEDSTTEESITEAATSESTTEESTTEESTTEVATSESTTDVSEETTTVVPVTDSTTEDSTTEESTTEVTVSESTTEDSTTEVTVSTASSTSEVPTSESTTEASTQSISLSTIEVTPDETTSSSSTETTTALPVSSSTERTPVSGAEIVTGISKAFEKVSSIFETLAKIFASAIKSN; encoded by the coding sequence ATGGAGTTTAAACGGACACTTCTGCTTATGACGCTGACAACATCATCTTTCTTCCTTCATGTGTCTGCAAGCTTCATTTGCCCAAAGTATGACACTTCACGACAGTTATCTTCTCTATACGCAATGCCTCACAGCCAAACGGGCTATGTGACATGTGTTGGAAGGATCAAAATCGCAGCCCACTGTCCGGAGGGATCGGTGTGGAGTGATGCAGTGAAAACATGCGTTCGACAATACTCCTCCTCGGGAGTTCAGGAGCGTACGAGACGAGATACCGCAATAGAAACAGTGACCACATGTGCAACGGTTTGTCCGCAAGTGTTCGATCCGAGGAAGCTTGTGCTAGTGGAGCATAGATCTTGTACGAAATATAATCTGTGCGTTCTTGGGTTGATGTTGACTGTATCGTGCCCGAATGATTTGCGGTTCAATAAAGAGCGGTGTGAATGTGATTTTAAGGAAAAGGTTTATTGTAAAGGTGAAGATCCCGCGACGACAACAGTGGATTATGCATCAACCACCGATGCGACGACAGTTTATGATTCAACAACAGAAGATTCCACAACAGAAGAATTTACCACTGAAGTCGCAACATCTGAGTCAACGACAGAAGATTCGACAACAGAAGAGGCTACCACTGAGGTCGCAACATCCGAGTCAACGACGGAGGATTCTACAACTGAAGAATCTACCACTGAAGTCGCAACATCCGAGTCAACGACAGAAGATTCTACAACTGAAGAGGCTACCAGTGAAGTCGCAACATCCGAGTCTACTACGGAGGTTTCTACAACAGAAGAATCTACAACTGAAGTCACAACATCCGAATCAACGACAGAAGAGTCCACTACAGAAGAGTCGACCACTGAGGTCGCAACATCCGAGTCTACGACGGAGGATTCGACAACAGAAGAATCTACCACCGAGGTCGCAACATCCGAGTCAACGACAGAAGAGTCTACCACTGACGTCGCAACATCCGAGTCGACGACAGAAGATTCTACGACAGAAGAATCTACCACTGAAGTCGCAACATCCGAGTCTACTACGGAGGATTCTACAACTGAAGAATCTACCACTGAAGTCACAACATCCGAGTCGTCGACGGAAGAGTCCACTACAGAAGAGTCGACCACTGAGGTCGCAACATCCGAGTCAACGACAGAAGATTCTACAACAGAAGAGGCTACCAGTGAAGTCGCAACATCCGAGTCTACTACGGAGGTTTCTACAACAGAAGAATCTACAACTGAAGTCACAACATCCGAATCAACGACAGAAGAGTCCACTACAGAAGAGTCGACCACTGAGGTCGCAACATCCGAGTCTACGACGGAGGATTCGACAACAGAAGAATCTACCACCGAGGTCGCAACATCCGAGTCAACGACAGAAGAGTCTACCACTGAGGTCGCAACATCCGAGTCGACGACAGAAGATTCTACGACAGAAGAATCTACCACTGAAGTCGCAACATCCGAGTCTACTACGGAGGATTCTACAACTGAAGAATCTACCACTGAAGTCGCAACATCCGAATCAACGACAGAAGATTCTACAACTGAAGAATCTACCACTGAGGTCGCAACATCCGAATCAACGACAGAAGATTCTACAACAGAAGAATCTACCACTGAAGTCACAACATCCGAGTCAACGACAGAAGAGTCCACTACAGAAGAGTCGACCACTGAAGTCGCAACATCCGAGTCAACGACAGGAGATTCTACAACTGAAGAATCTACCACTGAAGTCGCAACATCCGAGTCAACGACGGAGGATTCTACAACTGAAGAGTCTACCACTGAGGTGACAGTATCCGAGTCCAGGACAGAAGATTCTACGACTGAAGAAACTACTACTGAAGTCGCAACATCCGAGTCAACGACGGAGGATTCGACAACAGAAGAGGCTACCACTGAAGTCGCAACATCCGAGTCAACGACAGAAGATTCTACAACTGAAGAGTCTACCACTGAGGTGACAGTATCCGAGTCCACGACAGAAGATTCTACAACTGAAGAATCTACCACTGAGGTCGCAACATCCGAGTCAACGACAGAAGATTCTACAACAGAAGAGGCTACCACTGAGGTCGCAACATCCGAGTCCACGACAGAAGATTCTACAACTGAAGAGTCTACCACTGAGGTGACAGTATCCGAGTCCACGACAGAAGATTCTACAACTGAAGAATCTACCACTGAGGTCGCAACATCCGAGTCAACGATGGAGGATTCGACAACAGAAGAGGCTACCACTGAGGTCGCAACATCCGAGTCAACGACGGAGGATTCTACAACTGAAGAGTCTACCACTGAGGTGACAGTATCCGAGTCCACGACAGAAGATTCTACAACTGAAGAGTCTACCACTGAGGTGACAGTATCCGAGTCCACGACAGAAGATTCTACAACTGAAGAATCTACCACTGAGGTCGCAACATCCGAGTCTACGACGGAGGATTCGACAACAGAAGAGGCTACCACTGAGGTCGCAACATCCGAGTCAACGACAGAAGGGTCCACTACAGAAGAGTCGACCACTGAGGTCGCAACATCCGAGTCAACGACAGAAGATTCTACAACTGAAGAGTCTACCACTGAGGTCGCAACATCCGAGTCAACGACAGAAGATTCTACGACTGAAGAATCTACCACTGAAGTTGAGACATCCGAGTCAACGACAGAAGAGTCCACTACAGAAGAGTCGACCACTGAGGTGATAGTATCCGAGTCCACGACAGAAGATTCTACGACTGAAGAATCTACCAGTGAAGTCGCAACATCAGAGTCAACGACGGAGGATTCTACAACAGAAGAATCTACCACTGAAGTCGCAACATCCGAGTCAACGACAGAAGATTCTACAACTGAAGAATCTACCACTGAGGTCGCAACATCCGAATCAACGACAGAAGATTCTACAACTGAAGAATCTATCACTGAAGCCGCAACATCCGAGTCAACGACAGAAGAGTCCACTACAGAAGAGTCGACCACTGAAGTCGCAACATCCGAGTCAACGACAGACGTTTCTGAAGAAACTACCACTGTAGTCCCAGTAACTGACTCAACTACAGAAGATTCGACAACAGAAGAGTCTACCACTGAAGTGACAGTATCCGAGTCTACTACGGAGGATTCTACCACTGAGGTGACAGTATCCACTGCATCTTCAACGTCTGAAGTGCCTACATCCGAATCAACAACGGAAGCGTCTACTCAATCGATATCATTATCAACGATTGAAGTAACACCAGATGAAACGACTTCAAGTTCCTCCACAGAAACAACAACTGCTCTCCCAGTATCTTCAAGTACGGAGAGAACGCCTGTGTCGGGGGCCGAAATTGTTACAGGCATTTCCAAAGCGTTTGAAAAAGTGTCGAGCATTTTTGAAACATTAGCCAAAATATTTGCATCGGCCATTAAGAGCAACTAG